TTCAACTAAAAACTCTCTCCTAATTTGTTATAAAAACTATCGTTTATGCGCCATTCGCCAAACTAAAACTTGCAAGATGAACAAGGAAATTTCTTCTCATCAGAGTCTTCATGGTTTAAAACCAGAATGTCTTTCTTTTACGGAAGTTCTAGCGCAATCTTTTGCGGTAATTGCACCAACAACAATTCCCGCATCTAATATTGGCTTAATCGTTGCACTTTCCGGAAGCGGCACTTGGCTCAGTTTTTTGATTGGCTTAATTGGACTATTATTTGTCAGTATTAATATCAATCAATTTGCTAGTCGGACGGCATCTCCAGGTTCACTTTATTCCTACATCACTAAAGGTTTAGGTGCAACAGCCGGAGTAGTTTGTGGCTGGAGTTTAGTACTGGCTTATTTATTCACTGGCATGTCTGTTCTTTGCGGTTTTGCCAATTTTAGTGGTGTTTTAATTGGGCATTTGGGCATTCATCCTTCAAGTATTACATTACTGGCGATCGGTGCAGGAATTTCTTGGTATGCCGCTTATAAAGATATCCAACTTTCTGCTGTCGCTATGCTGTGGATGGAAGGTATATCAATTGTTTTAATTGCTGTGTTGTGCATAATTATCTGGGCGCACAAAGGTTTTGCGTTGGATATGTCCCAGTTAACTTTGACTGGTGCGACTCCAGGTAGCGTAGCTACAGGACTGGTTTTGGTGATGTTTGCGTTCTCTGGCTTTGAAAGTGCCACATCTTTGGGTGATGAAGCCAAAAATCCCCTGCGAACCATCCCAAAATCGGTAATGGGTAGTGTGATTTTGGCTGGGTTGTTTTATATTTGTACAACTTATATAGAAGTGTTGGGATTCAACGGCGCTGGCGTATCTATTACCAACACAGAAGAACCTTTGGGTTTTTTATCCCGACAGGCGGGAGTAGGTTTCTTGGGTGAATTAGTAGGTTTGGGTGCGTTATTTAGCTTCTTTGCTTGCATTTTAGGCAGTATCAACCCCGCCTCTAGAGTATTCTTTTTGATGGCGCGTCATGGTTTATTTCATTCATCTTTAGGTACGGCGCACTCAGCTAATAAAACACCTCATGTTGCAGTCACAATGTGTTCTTTGATGACATTCCTCGTACCGGCGGGGATGTCATTATTTAATATCAAATTATTCGAGTGTATGGGATACTTGGGGGCTATTTGTAGCTATGGGTTCTTGAGTGTTTATATCTTGATTTCTATTGCTGCACCTGTTTATCTATATAAAATCAACCAACTGCGCCGCCGAGATATAGTGTTTTCTATTCTTGGCGTTGGCTTTATGATGATTCCGGTTTTGGGTAGTGTTGGCATTCCTGGTAGCAGCCTCTTCCCAGTTCCTGAAGCACCATATAATGCTTTTCCCTACTTATTTTTGATGTACATAGTCGCTACGAGTGGCTGGTTCATTGTCAAAAGAAGACGTTCTCCCCATTTAGTTGCAGGAATGCACCGAGGAATTGAAGAAATTCACGCCCGATTTAGCGATCGCAGCAAAATTCCTTAAGTTTTTGCATCTTTTAATTACAAAAATTCTGAATTGATTTAAATTGATATGAACGGGTTAGTTACCACAATTAGTACCGGGGCATTTGCCTTTAGCGCCACAAATATCGACGATTTAGTGATATTAACGCTATTTTTTTCCCAGATTAACGCTAGGTTTCGCCGTTGGCAAATCATTGCCGGACAGTATCTTGGTTTTACCGCACTGGTAATGGCCAGTCTGCCAGGTTTTTTTGGTGGCTTAATCCTACCACGTCCTTGGATTGGATTATTTGGCTTAGTTCCCATTGCTATTGGCATCAAGTGTTTGTTGAATCAAACAGAAGATGAATCAGCAGCCGTTGAACCCCAAACAGAAACATCATCAGACACTTTTTTAACCAAATTATTCAATTTACAAACTTACAGTGTCGCCGCGGTGACGTTTGCTAATGGTACTGACAACATTAGTATTTATGTACCTTTGTTCGCCAGCACCACTTGGGAAAGTTTGTTGGTAATTTTGGGTGTGTTTTTTACCTTGGTGGGATGTTTGTGTTACTTAGCTAATAAATTAACTAACCAAACTGCGATCACTAACTTATTAACTCGTTATGGGAATAATTTTATGCCTTTTGTTCTCATGGGATTAGGCGCTTTTATCGTTATCGATAGTGGTAGCTTAACGTTATTAAATTTATCTTAAATAAAACCCAATCAGCAGGAGATTCATTCGCAAAATATCTCAAGATTTCCACATATCAATAGAGGTATGAGATTTGAACATACTAGAATTTTCTCTACTAGTTTGGCTTGGCTCATTTAGTGCTGGCTTTGTTGGTGCGTTGACTGGTTTAGGTGGCGGAGTTGTCATTGTTCCCCTATTAACTTCAGTCTTTGGCGTAGATATTCGCTACGCTGTTGGTGCTTCATTGGTGTCTGTAATTGCTACTTCTTTAGGTGCAGCCTCAACATATATCAAAAAAGGCTACACCAACTTGCGCTTAGGAATGTTTTTAGAAGTTGCAACCACAATTGGGGCAATTATTGGTGCGATGATTGCGGTGTTTGTCTCAGTAAAAATGCTAACAATTGTTTTGGCGATCGTCTTGATATATTCTGCATATCTTTCACAACGCCCAAGAATTGAAATTGATCAAAATCAACCCGCAGATCCCTTAGCAAATTATTTCCACCTTAATGGTACTTATCCCACTCCAGATGGCTTGATGTCTTACCAAGTTCATTCAGTACCAGCAGGTTTTAGTGTCATGTTTATTGCTGGAATATTGTCGGGATTACTGGGTATTGGTTCAGGCGCATTCAAGGTACTAGCAATGGATCAAGCCATGCGTATACCGTTTAAAGTTTCAACCACTACTAGCAATTTTATGATTGGTGTCACCGCTGCCGCATCAGCCGGCGTTTATTTAGCCAGAGGTTACATCGATCCGGGATTATCAATGCCGGTAATGTTAGGAGTATTACCTGGCGCTTTTTTAGGAGCAAAAGTACTCATAGGTGCTAAAACACAAATTTTGCGAATTATTTTCAGTCTAGTGCTGGTGGTAATGGCTTTTAAAATGGTCTACAACAGTCTAATAGGGGGGCTGTAAAATGTATAAGTATGAGGTTAATTCTAGTTTTCGTTGGCACTCATCAGCATCACCAGAAGCTGAAGTGGCAGCAATTACCTTACCACCAGCAGAACCAGATTCTGATATTCAACAATTAGAAGAACAACACAATAGCAGTGAGATTAATGCCAGTCATATAGCCAGCAAAACCCCCAGTGAACAGCAATTAGAATATATACTCAGCAATCTTTTAAAGTATGGAGTATTAATAGCTAGTTCTGTTGTTTTGTTAGGCGGTATTTTATATTTAATTCACCACGGTTCAGAGCCTGCGACATATCAAATTTTTCACGGTGAACCATCAGAGTTTCGTTCACCAAATGGTGTAATCAATGCAGTTTTATCTGGTAGCCGTCGCGGAATTATTCAATTAGGATTATTACTATTAATCGCCACCCCAATTTTACGTGTAATTATTTCTTTATTGGCTTTTACTATAAAGCGGGAATTAACTTATATAGTTGTCACTCTGTTGGTATTAGCTAGTTTAACTTATAGTTTGGTAGGAGCTTATTTTTAGCTCAATCAACTGCTTTTGTAATAAGTCTAAATTTAAATAAATGGAAATCTTGTGGTGCAGGCTATATGCTTGCACCACAATCTCCAGAGAGTTTATAACAGAAGAAAATTATCATAGGATTACTCTCGAAATCTGCTTAATTGATTTATGATTAAGAATTGAGCAGTTCGTTAATTTGGGGGATGTTTTGCTGAATAGCCTTTGCCAAATAGTTTCTAATTAAGTCAATAGTTTCTACAGAAAAATTGCCGCCTAAAAGGACAAAAGCTAAACTCGCAACCCCGATAACTAAGGCTAATACTCTACCAAAACAGCCTGGGTTAATTTCAATAAATCCTAATTTTGATTGCCCTAAGACAGAAATCACTAGAAAAACAATACCTAGGGTTAAAAAAATATTTGATAAAGTAAAATTTGCCATTTTAATTTAGTCAATTACCACTTATTCAAATATCTTTATTATAGTCATTATTAATCTAAGTTGCTGTTATAAATACTGACGAAAGTTAGAATTTAATTGGCTGGATACCTCTACCCAAAGATGTGAATGGGGAAGCGATCGCCATACCTCCACCTTTCTCCGCACTTGCTCATGTAGTAAGCGTATATTAACTGCTGACTACCTAACTTACCCAGCAATATTACAAGAATATTAAGATTTTGGTAGACTTTATGTCTAGTTTGCGTTTAAAATACACTAAGCCGACAGGAATAGTGTGTATTTATGGAAAGCGCCCAAAAAGCTAGTCAAGAGTTGAGTTTAGCAGTAAATACAGCCCCAGAGCGATCGCCACAGACTGTTCCTCACGAATCCCCAAAAAATATTTTCAAAAAGCTCAGAGGTGGATTCTTGCTGGTTTTGGGATATTTATTATCCCCTTTATGTTGGTGGAATGACCTTTTATTCAATTTACCCATTGCTTACTTTTTTGGGTACTTATGTAGTTTACTTTCCCCAAAATTACTCATACCTTGTTCAATTTTAGGTTACTGGCTCTCTAATGTTGTGGGAATCCTGTTGATGCAATATGGTTCTAAGGATATCTTTCAACAAGATTCTCAAGAACGTAATCTCAAAAAAGAACTGTTATCGGGTTTAGTTTCTTCAACAATTTATACTATCGTCATTATTTTATTGATTCAGTTGAAGATTCTGGAAGCTCCTGTATTATTCGCCAAGAGTTAATAGTTGGTTATAGTGCAGAACTCAGGAGTCAGATTCTGAATGATAACTCCTGAGTTCTTATTTATAAGCTTTAATTAATTCACTAAAATCCCAGATTTTAGGATTTTCTTTACCAATGACTAAGGGTAACTTACCATTCCATCTTTCAATGGCTTGTTTTTGTAGTAACTCTGTTGTTAAACCATCACGTAGTAATCTATAAGTTTCAGCCTCGCCTTTGGCTAAATTCACTTTCGCCTCAGCTTCTTTTACTGCTTTCAAAGCCAGAAATTCGGCTCGTTTGGCTTCTTGTTCCGCAATTTGCTTTGCTTCTACCGCCTCACCAAAGCGCTCAGAAAAATGAACATGAACTAAAGAAATATCATTCACTGCAATATGATAACTACGTAAACGCGTAGTTAACGCTGTGTCTAGCCCTAATTTGACTGCTCCTCTTTTAGTAATAATTTCTTCCGCCGTATATTGAGAAATAATCGATTTGATTACTTCTTCAACTGCTGGGTTAATGATTCGAGTAATTACATTTTCTTTATTACCAATCTGTTGAAAAATAATATTAACTTCTTCTGGGATGAGATGCCAATTCAGTGCGACATCAGTGAAAACATCTTGTAAATCTTTAGCCGCAGCTTCAGTAGATATTTCCTGTTTCTGCACACGGATACTTAACTTTTCTACTGTATTGACTATCGGGATAATTAAATGAAGTCCTTCGCCTAATATTTGCTCTTGCACTTCGCCAAACTTCATTAATACGCCACGTTCCCCTGCGTTAACTATCACGCAAGGGGTGAGAAAAATAGTAATTAAACATAAAAGTGCTGTCAATTTACCAGCATTATTAAAAGATTTATTGTTTTTCATTGTCGTGTGTCAAATTCACTAGTACTAAAAGGCTGAAATAAAGAAATCCGTATAGTCAGCTTTTCAGCAATTTATAATAGGTGCTTGATTTAGGCTATGTTGTACTAGCTTAAAAAATATTACAGGATATCTGCGATCGCCAACAGCAAGCCCAATAAATACGGCATATTTTCAATCAGGGAAAGGTAGAGAGGCTATTTTTCTCCTGAATTCTAACTCCCTTCGGCTGAGGCTCACGGCGAAGGCTGAATTCTAAGGTATGTGTTTCAGTCCACATCAGCTATCATGCAATCTGTCTACCCTATTAGTAAACTAGTAGAGTTATTTGGTTATGGGGATGGAAAAATGAGAATTTGGCTGGCTTGCTTTGTGCTACTATTCGCCTTGGCAGAACTGTTTGACTGGTTACAAGAATTTTCTCTACCATTGCCGATTTATATTTTAGGCGGAGCGTTTTTAGCAGTTGCTTCTAATTATGACAAAATTGTGGGTTCTTACTTCAGTGACACATCAATTGCTGCATCACTAGAAACATCACAGCTAGATGCGCCCACTCAACCCCTCGCCTCAATTTCTGCGGTTGAGGATATACAGAAATCGGAACAACAGGTTTAGTCAGTTTCGATCAGAACTGTCACCGCAGCGATCGCAATTAACATTTCATCGTTTTTATCATTGAGCGAGGGAATCGCCCTTCCTTCCACCACCATTCCCCCAGATTCAACAGTGATAGTTTTGCGTCCAAAAGGTAATACTGCAAGAACCTCATCTGTTCTCACTTGTTCGGGATAGGGTACTGCTATTTGAACTTCAACAATCATCTCATTAGGATCATTCAACCCAGCCACTTCCCAAACTCCTGGTAAAGCATTATGAGCGATCGCATTTCGGACTGCTCTCGCAGCTGCTACAGTTGGTTCCTGTCCATGCTGATCTACACCCATCCCCATCTCAATTACTAAGCGTTTACGTACCATAGCCACCTCCTGGACAATAACTCACACCAAATTGAACAATAATTACGCTTAAATGAGGGTGAAGGGGCAAAATCAAGTCAAAAGTCAAAAATTCTCTTACTTTTGAATTTTGGCTTCCCCGTAGCGAACCCTCTCACCCTTAAACCCCCTCACCCTTAAAAAACAACCTCTGTGGGTAATTCCTGTTAAGGACAAAACAAAGTATCACGGGTGTCCCGTCCTGTAGTGGGATTAGTACCCTTAGCCAACTTACATAACTTTTTTTGTTCATCTGGGCGTAGCAGGACATCAGTAAAATCTGCTCCGTCAATAATTGCACCATCAAATTTGGCATTAGCTGCAAACGCACCTTCTAAAACTGCATTAGTCAAATCTGCTTTAATCAGACGGGCTGAGTCTAAAGTAGCATTTGACAAATCAGTTCCCTGTAGATTGGCTGACTCCAAATTAGCAGCAAAGAAACTCACACCACGCAAGTTACTATTGCTAAAGTTACTTTGACGGAGATTAGCTTTGGTAAAGCTAGAATCTGTTAAATCACGTCCAGAAAAATCAGCATCTATTAATATTTCTTTGTTGTATTCGAGTGCTAAAGCTGTTGGCGTATAAGTAAAATTAGCTGTGATGCTAAAAACTGCCCACAGCAATACACTGAGTATGCTTGCCCAAATGCGATCGCTTAACCTAGAATTCATCGTACTTTTAACCAATGGCGAATCATCCTCCATCCCATTATCTCGATATTGGTCAACTAGGTGAAGATTTAGTTACACAATGGTTACAGTCTAACGGTTGGTTGATTCTACATCGGCGCTTTTCTTGCCGTTGGGGAGAGATTGATATTATTGCTCAATATCCAGGGGGAGAAGAGAGTAAGGGTGCAGGGGTGCCAGGGAGCAGGGGTGCAGGGGTACAAGGGAGTATTGCACTCAGCACTCTACACTCTACACTCGCTTTTGTCGAGGTAAAAACACGCAGTCCAGGTAATTGGGATGCAGGCGGAAGA
This window of the Nostoc sp. HK-01 genome carries:
- a CDS encoding band 7 protein, with the translated sequence MKNNKSFNNAGKLTALLCLITIFLTPCVIVNAGERGVLMKFGEVQEQILGEGLHLIIPIVNTVEKLSIRVQKQEISTEAAAKDLQDVFTDVALNWHLIPEEVNIIFQQIGNKENVITRIINPAVEEVIKSIISQYTAEEIITKRGAVKLGLDTALTTRLRSYHIAVNDISLVHVHFSERFGEAVEAKQIAEQEAKRAEFLALKAVKEAEAKVNLAKGEAETYRLLRDGLTTELLQKQAIERWNGKLPLVIGKENPKIWDFSELIKAYK
- a CDS encoding amino acid permease-associated region, whose translation is MNKEISSHQSLHGLKPECLSFTEVLAQSFAVIAPTTIPASNIGLIVALSGSGTWLSFLIGLIGLLFVSININQFASRTASPGSLYSYITKGLGATAGVVCGWSLVLAYLFTGMSVLCGFANFSGVLIGHLGIHPSSITLLAIGAGISWYAAYKDIQLSAVAMLWMEGISIVLIAVLCIIIWAHKGFALDMSQLTLTGATPGSVATGLVLVMFAFSGFESATSLGDEAKNPLRTIPKSVMGSVILAGLFYICTTYIEVLGFNGAGVSITNTEEPLGFLSRQAGVGFLGELVGLGALFSFFACILGSINPASRVFFLMARHGLFHSSLGTAHSANKTPHVAVTMCSLMTFLVPAGMSLFNIKLFECMGYLGAICSYGFLSVYILISIAAPVYLYKINQLRRRDIVFSILGVGFMMIPVLGSVGIPGSSLFPVPEAPYNAFPYLFLMYIVATSGWFIVKRRRSPHLVAGMHRGIEEIHARFSDRSKIP
- a CDS encoding cadmium resistance transporter: MNGLVTTISTGAFAFSATNIDDLVILTLFFSQINARFRRWQIIAGQYLGFTALVMASLPGFFGGLILPRPWIGLFGLVPIAIGIKCLLNQTEDESAAVEPQTETSSDTFLTKLFNLQTYSVAAVTFANGTDNISIYVPLFASTTWESLLVILGVFFTLVGCLCYLANKLTNQTAITNLLTRYGNNFMPFVLMGLGAFIVIDSGSLTLLNLS
- a CDS encoding pentapeptide repeat-containing protein; its protein translation is MNSRLSDRIWASILSVLLWAVFSITANFTYTPTALALEYNKEILIDADFSGRDLTDSSFTKANLRQSNFSNSNLRGVSFFAANLESANLQGTDLSNATLDSARLIKADLTNAVLEGAFAANAKFDGAIIDGADFTDVLLRPDEQKKLCKLAKGTNPTTGRDTRDTLFCP